A region of the Aerosakkonema funiforme FACHB-1375 genome:
GATCTCGTTTCTTGCCGATCGCCAGCTTTAGAAAAATACATCCTGAAAATGAAGTTATACCAGCAACTTCTCTGGTAGTTTATTTTCAGGAAACTTAGTCGAGTACTAATCTCAGGAGGAGATTATGGACTTCGTAGCTGCTATTTCACGGCGCTTAAAACTAGCATTTTTGAGCATCTTGTTGGTCGCTTGTACCTTCGTGTTGCTGACTCCCCCCGCTGCCGCCGATACCGTCACGGTCAAAATGGGGAAAGATAATGGAATGTTGGCCTTCGATCCCCCTAAAGTCACCATCAAACCGGGTGACACTATAGAGTGGTTAAACAATAAACTTCCTCCCCACAATATCGTCTTCGATGGGGCAAAAAATCCCGCTAAAAGTGCAGACCTCGCCAAGAGTCTGTCTCATAAGGGTTTATTGATGAAACCCGGTCAGAAGTTCCAAGTTACTTTCCCAGCAGACGCACCAGCAGGCGTATATACCTACTACTGCGAACCGCATCGCGGTGCTGGTATGGTGGGCACAATTACTGTTCAAGGTTAAAGATCTGACCGATCGGATTGCTTGCTCGCACTGGTGACTTCGTGGGGTGTGCTCTTTATGCTTTTGCTCCTGAATGTAAATGTTTGCAAGAACCATAAAATATTCTTGTCTGACATTTTTACCCATTGCTGCACACCTTGATTCCAGGAGAACTCCCTTGAGAAGATTTGTATCTGCTGTACTGCTAACAATCGCAGTTTTGACATTTGCCTTCGGACGTCCTGCCCTTGCAGGAAATGCAGCAAATGGTGCGAAAATATTTTCTGCCAATTGCTCTGCCTGCCATATGGGCGGTAACAACGTCATTATGGCTAATAAAAACCTGAAGAAAGATGCTTTGAAGAAATATGGTATGAACTCACTAGAAGCAATCAAAACTCAGGTGACAAATGGTAAAAATGCCATGCCATCTTTTCGCGGTCGTTTGAACGCGCAGCAGATAGAAGATGTAGCCACTTATGTGCTGAGTCAAGCAGAAAAGGGCTGGTAACTGCTGGCTAAAAGCTGTAGCACTTACGCATAAAGCAGCAAAAATGCAAGGGATTGGGGAGCAAAGGAAGTTCAGGAAGATAAAAAATATTTTCCTCAGTTCTTTTGCTCCTCTGCTATATGTTGAATCTGTAAGTCCTAAGATAGAATCCGCAAGTTAGAAGACGTAACATAATTTAATAGGGTATCTTTCAGCTTAATGATGCTGAGGAAAAAAGCCTGTGGTTCCCCTTCGCGATGAAAATCCGACCCGCATCACTCCGTATGTTACTTACGGGTTGATTGCTGCTAATATTCTGGTTTTTTTATACGAACTGAGTTTACCGCCGCAACAATTGCAAGGATTTTTCCATGTGGCGGCAGTGGTACCGCGAGAGTTAAGCGCTAGCTTTTCGGGCATACCCGCCAGTTATGGACTGCCAGTAAATTACGGACTGCCGGAGTGGATGACTCTGTTTACTTCGCAATTTCTGCACGGCGGTTTTTTACACCTGGCGGGCAATATGTTGTTTTTGTGGATTTTTGGTAACAATGTTGAAGACAAGCTGGGTCACGTCAAATATTTGTTTTTTTATTTGACTTGTGGTGCGTTGGCGGCATTAGCTCAGTGGTTTTTTGCTACTGGTTCGATCGTACCTTCTTTGGGTGCCAGCGGTGCGATCGCAGGAGTTCTGGGAGCTTATATTCTCAGATTCCCCAAGGCACGCATCCTTACACTTTTCGGTTATTTTGTGGGCTATGTTCCCGCTTACTTCTTTTTGGGTTGGTGGTTTGTCCAGCAAGCTTTCTACGGGATTGCCAGCCTCAACGCTCCTGCTAACATCGGTATGGAAGGTGGTGGAATTGCCTACTGGGCACACGCCGGCGGCTTTGTCGTCGGAGCAATTTTAGCGCCTTTATTGGGATTATTTGCCGATCGCTCTGAATCCGAGCAGTTTTAATAAAAGTCAAAAGTCAAAAATGGAATTTTATTGTTTTGGCTTTTCACTTTTTAGCTTTTACTTTTTTGGAGTCTTTGGTTTGGCGTGACTGCAAATTTTCTGCTTCGGCAGTCAGGGAATCTTGGGGTTCTATGCTAACGCTAGGCATCGGCAGCGGGATGTCAGCGCCATTGACGATCGCACCCAACAACTGCAAGTCTTCTGATTCTCCTAATTGCTCGATCGCCTCCGTCAACATACTTTCCCCCGTGTAACCCGGTCGAGCTACCAGCACCATCCCATCTGTGAGCGGCTCCAACAATAGAGCGTCATTGCATATACTAAGAGCGGGCGTATCGATTATTACTAGGTCAAATCGTCCTCGCATATCCTCTATCAAGCGGCGAAACTCGCTTGATTCAATAATAGCTGCCGGTTGTCGCAACGGCCCCGGACTCGGTACCAGGTATAAATTTTCTACTTCCGGTACGAGGCGCACGCACTCGCTCCAAGTGCCGTAGTAACGCAAGGGTTCTATAAAGGCATCAGGGTCGGGTGCCACCTTAACCGCTTTAGAGAGAGATGGCGATCGCAAATCGGCTTCGATCAGCAAAGTTCGCTTACCGGCACGAGCCGAGGCAATGGCCAAGTTGTAAGCGGTGACGCTTTTACCTTCTTGGTCGATCGTACTGCTGAGTGTAAGTACCTTCACAGGTTTATCGCTAGTACGGCGCAGACTGCTGCGGATACGTTCGTAGACTTCCAAATAGGGCGAATCTGGCGTCACCAAAACCGGTATGCCCTCGCGATCGGGGTCAAAGACCAAAATATAAGGTACGATACCCAGCAGTTGCACCTCTTGCTGCGTCAGCAAACCGCGAATATCTTCCATCGTTTGCAAAATACCGCCCATAGAACCGAGCAAGAAGATTAATCCGCCGCCCACAGCCAGTCCAGCTAATGCGCCTATGGCGATCGTCATCATAGGATTTTGTCCGGGCTGGACTACTTCGGAAACTTCTGCCGGTTTGACCGCAGTCAAGCTGCTCACAGTTTCTGCTTCTGCGGCTTGTGCATCCACTAAAGCCGCCTGCATTTTGCTGAAGAGGCTTTGTCTGAGCTGGTATTCCTGCTGTAATTGCGATAATTCTAGTTGCTTATCGGGAATAGTAGCGTATTCTCGCCTTAACTTCTGCTCTTGTAGGAGAATCGCCTGAAACTGCTGCACCAATGCTTCTTGTTGCGTCTTTAAAGTTACGAGCTGTTGTGCTAAGGCTTGTCGAGCCGGATCGAGACTGCTATCTTGACGGATTTTCGCGCCACTTTGGAGCGGTGCTGCTATCCCGTTCCCGCCAATTACCTCGGCGGCTCTGGCTCTGAGCTGTTCCTCGTAAGCTTTTTGTTGCTTGCGTAAAGCAATTATGTTGGGGTGTACGGGTCGCAGGTCTTTGCTGAGAATAGCTAGCTGAGATTCGATTTGGTAAATCTGCACTCGCAAATTGGCAATAATCGGGTCGGCACTGAGAGCCGAGGAAGCATATGCTTGGTCTGGTGTCAAGCCCAAGCGTTGCTGCAAGCTGCGAATTTGGGCTTCGATCCCCTGCAATTCAAATTGTATCTGACGCTGCTGATTTTGGCTGCCAGTAATACCTTGAATTAAACTGCCATTTTCGGCTGCCAACAAAATTGGCCCTTCCACCTTGGTAAACTTTTGCAGTTTTCCTTCTGCCAATCGCAGTTCCTGCTCTACCTGGGGCAACCTTTTAGTAAGCTCCTCCTTAATCGCTCTGAGTCTAGAAGTGTTAATCAAACGGCTGCGTTCGACCATCCCCACCATTATGGAATTGACCACATCAGCAGCTTTCTTCCCATCTTCATCTGTGTAGCTAACAGTCACTATAGGTGGTGGAGGCGGTTGCCCTTTAGCAGCGGGTCTGGGCGGTCTGACCCTAACATTCTTGCGTACCAGTTTTGGATTCGCATTAGCTTGCTTCGCCGCCGTTGCTTTCACATCATCGTTAGCCAGAGCGTCTACATTAATTCCCTGAGCTTGCTGTTGAATATCACTTCCTGTTTTGGAAATAATCACCGGTGGCTGAGTGTAACTTAGTAAGCCTTGAGCTTCATATTGTTTGGGTGGTGCTGGCTGTAGTGCCACAAAACCGGCTCCCCCCATAATGAGAATACAGGCAGCCACTCCCTTCCATTTGTGCTGGTCGAAGGCGATCAGATAGCGTTTAACAATAGGTGAAGCCATAAGTTAAAAGTCAAAAGTTCAAGATCGAATCACAGAAAATCGGTTTTTGAAAGTAGTGGACTGGCTGTGTGGAGAGGGGAATAGTTTTGAGGAAAGACAAATAATATAATATTTTAATCATTATTATTGGTTCCTGGGCCAAAAAGATCGCTCGCACTATCGCTGAGAGAGCGAAAGAACAGCAAAAAACCGAGAATATCTCGGAAAGGTTGAGTAAAAGTATTCAGAGCGTAAGTAATTCGACCCACAAGATTGCGACCGATGACGATCACATCGTTGTCTCGCAGGGGCATATTTTGAGACGCATCCCCAAACAAAGCTCTTTTACCATTGAGTTCCCTGACTATTGCCCTACCTCTTTCTGGATCGAATCGGATCAGGGCTACCCTGTTGATATCTGCTGTTTGCAGATTCGGACTGGCAGCGGTGAAAGCATCCAGAAAAGTACTGCCGCTGGGAAGGCGAAGATTGCCCAAGCCTTGATTAGGATAGCTTAAAACGCGGATATTGATGACTGGTTGGGCTAGAGTCGATTTAGCTACCAGGGTGCGATCGTAAGTAGCGTCGTTTCCCACTTCCAATTGTGGCACGATGACTGCATCTCCATCCTCCAAACGCAAATCTGGGAGAGGATCTCCGGCAGCCAAAGGTGTAAATAGATCTACTCGTTGTTCGATAAAAGAGCCATCCAATAAAAAGCGACGCACCCGAATTTGTCGCAAGTCGGCTTTGTCCGTGCTGCCATTTGCTACCAGCATTGCCGTGGATAGGCGCGGCGGGAACGGCAGGCTATAAAAACCCGGTCGCGACACGGCACCGGTAATAGTCACTTGAACGGGACGCTGACCTGCCAGTCCTACGGAGACTACCGGGTCGATCACGTAGCGATTAAAACCTAAGCGTAATTTTTCTTGAATTTCTGGCAGAGTCAAACCTGCTACAGAGACAGTTCCCAACAGCGGGACGACGATATTGCCTTCCGGTGTGACAGCAGCTTGAAAGCTCAGGTCTGGAAAGCGTTGAGTTATAACGGAAAGGCTATCTCCCGGCCCGATCCGGTAGGGGCCGAATTGGGGACTCGGTTCAAAGCGCTGAGGTGTGTTTTGCAGTTCAAACGGAACTACCGGTATGGTTACAGGGGACTGGGCTATCGAATTTGGGATTTGGGATTGAGAAGCGGAAATGGGGGATAGGGAATGTTCTGCCGCTATAGCCAGTCCCCAGCTTTTTTGAGCGCGTGTCCAAAATAAGCCTGTGAGCAGGAGGGTGCTACCTGTGTGAAGACTGAGCAGGTGAATAGCTATTAAACGTCGCCTTAACACAACCCCTTTCATGTTTAACTTTTCATTTTTAATTCTTAATTTTTGCGAAATGGCCCTGACATTAAAGTGGATTGAACAGTTTTGCCGATCGACTCAGCTATAGGCCAAACTTTTTCGATGTCACCCAAAGGTTCGATGGGTATTTGGATATTGACTGCAACCCACGGAACTCGACGCTTTTGCCACTGCGCCATTTGATCGGCCCAAAACCATTTGCCTGGGTCTGGACTGCCTCCATTGGGAACAGCATACCATTGCAGTACGGCGTAAGTCTGCGTTGGGTTCCAACCTCGGAAGTACTGAGCTTCCACTTTGGCAGTTTGACTGTTATTATTTGTTGAGGTGGCAGTAAACTGAGCCGATCGATAGTTATCTGTTTTCCAACGCCAAAATCCTTTGATATCTACCCACTCTACCTGCGGCTGTTCTTTTGGTCCGTTTTGAGGCAGTAACATCAATACCGCCTGAGTTTGTGGGTCGCGTTGCAGATTTTGGAAAGACCATTTGTGACCGCTCACTTCTGGGTTTTGCTGGGAGATGGTCTGCCAACCCGGAACAGTGAGTCCTGTTTTCCGCAATTGTTGGATTTGCTTGAGGGAAGGTATTGGCGGCGGTTGCTCCCAAGCCCAACGTCCTTTCAGGTAACTGGGAACTGCTCCTAACGCGATCAATACTAACAGGAACAGGAGCAAGATGACCTGAGAGAGTTTTAAGTTATAAGTTTTGAGTTTTGAATCCAAATAATTCATAATTCCTCAACTTGAGGCTGTTCGCTTTCATCGAGGTCGGTGGGAAAATATTTTTCCATTAAATTGATTAGCACAACCAATAATCCCAGCAAACAAGCAGAATAAAAGTCACCGCCCCAACTTTCGTGCAGCCATTCAAAGGCTTGCTGATTGCCAGTACCGTGAAAGAAGGTCAGCAAGGCATTGCGAATGATGTTGGCAATGACGCTGAGCAATGCGGCACTCAATAAGAATAGAATTGTTTTCGTGCGCGATCGCAATGCTCCAGTCCAGAAAAGCAACATCAAGCCTACGTAGAGACTGGTGAATAGCATTTTCAGGCCGGCACAGTGCGGCGCTACCTCCACAATTTGTCCGCCAACGTATAAGTTGATCTCCTCTACCGTGACGTTGACGCCAAATTGACTCAAAATAAACCCAGCTACTCCAGCAATAAAACTTTGTAAAGGTAAGGCATAGGGTTCGATCAGATACGGTACTGATGTTGGCGATGCCAGCAATACCAACAACAAGGGAAAAGCTTGCAATTTGAAACCGGGAAATCCTTTTAACCACAAGCAGAGTCCGGTTAGCACGACTGGGAATGATAAATTTACCCAGTCGTTTAAGCCACTCAGATAAAATATTCCTCCCATAACTAACAAACCGGCACCTATGGGATCTGCTTTATCTGGTAAGCGACGCCACAGCTTTCTATTTGTCCAAGCGATATAAGTGGCAAAGGGTAGACCGATTAATCCGTGGCTGAAATATTCGTGTACGATGCCGATATTTTTGTGCAGCCAGCCATCATACCAATGCAATAGTAAAGGTGCGTACAAAATTGTCAGAAAAGCTAGTATAGCGCCACTGAGTAGATGTGGCTCTAAGGTTTTGGGAATTTTTAATCCTACTTGCATAGATTTAACCGGATATAGCAGCTTCTGGAGCGATAAGGATATGCTGAAGTGCTTGCACGACTTGCACAATTTGAGTTTGGCTCAAACCTGGGTACATTGGCAAGGATAAAATCTGTTTTGATAGGATTTCGGAATTGGGAAAGTCTCCGGCTTTGTATCCTA
Encoded here:
- the petE gene encoding plastocyanin, whose translation is MDFVAAISRRLKLAFLSILLVACTFVLLTPPAAADTVTVKMGKDNGMLAFDPPKVTIKPGDTIEWLNNKLPPHNIVFDGAKNPAKSADLAKSLSHKGLLMKPGQKFQVTFPADAPAGVYTYYCEPHRGAGMVGTITVQG
- the petJ gene encoding cytochrome c6 PetJ; the encoded protein is MRRFVSAVLLTIAVLTFAFGRPALAGNAANGAKIFSANCSACHMGGNNVIMANKNLKKDALKKYGMNSLEAIKTQVTNGKNAMPSFRGRLNAQQIEDVATYVLSQAEKGW
- a CDS encoding rhomboid family intramembrane serine protease — protein: MVPLRDENPTRITPYVTYGLIAANILVFLYELSLPPQQLQGFFHVAAVVPRELSASFSGIPASYGLPVNYGLPEWMTLFTSQFLHGGFLHLAGNMLFLWIFGNNVEDKLGHVKYLFFYLTCGALAALAQWFFATGSIVPSLGASGAIAGVLGAYILRFPKARILTLFGYFVGYVPAYFFLGWWFVQQAFYGIASLNAPANIGMEGGGIAYWAHAGGFVVGAILAPLLGLFADRSESEQF
- a CDS encoding GumC family protein codes for the protein MASPIVKRYLIAFDQHKWKGVAACILIMGGAGFVALQPAPPKQYEAQGLLSYTQPPVIISKTGSDIQQQAQGINVDALANDDVKATAAKQANANPKLVRKNVRVRPPRPAAKGQPPPPPIVTVSYTDEDGKKAADVVNSIMVGMVERSRLINTSRLRAIKEELTKRLPQVEQELRLAEGKLQKFTKVEGPILLAAENGSLIQGITGSQNQQRQIQFELQGIEAQIRSLQQRLGLTPDQAYASSALSADPIIANLRVQIYQIESQLAILSKDLRPVHPNIIALRKQQKAYEEQLRARAAEVIGGNGIAAPLQSGAKIRQDSSLDPARQALAQQLVTLKTQQEALVQQFQAILLQEQKLRREYATIPDKQLELSQLQQEYQLRQSLFSKMQAALVDAQAAEAETVSSLTAVKPAEVSEVVQPGQNPMMTIAIGALAGLAVGGGLIFLLGSMGGILQTMEDIRGLLTQQEVQLLGIVPYILVFDPDREGIPVLVTPDSPYLEVYERIRSSLRRTSDKPVKVLTLSSTIDQEGKSVTAYNLAIASARAGKRTLLIEADLRSPSLSKAVKVAPDPDAFIEPLRYYGTWSECVRLVPEVENLYLVPSPGPLRQPAAIIESSEFRRLIEDMRGRFDLVIIDTPALSICNDALLLEPLTDGMVLVARPGYTGESMLTEAIEQLGESEDLQLLGAIVNGADIPLPMPSVSIEPQDSLTAEAENLQSRQTKDSKKVKAKK
- a CDS encoding polysaccharide biosynthesis/export family protein, which gives rise to MKGVVLRRRLIAIHLLSLHTGSTLLLTGLFWTRAQKSWGLAIAAEHSLSPISASQSQIPNSIAQSPVTIPVVPFELQNTPQRFEPSPQFGPYRIGPGDSLSVITQRFPDLSFQAAVTPEGNIVVPLLGTVSVAGLTLPEIQEKLRLGFNRYVIDPVVSVGLAGQRPVQVTITGAVSRPGFYSLPFPPRLSTAMLVANGSTDKADLRQIRVRRFLLDGSFIEQRVDLFTPLAAGDPLPDLRLEDGDAVIVPQLEVGNDATYDRTLVAKSTLAQPVINIRVLSYPNQGLGNLRLPSGSTFLDAFTAASPNLQTADINRVALIRFDPERGRAIVRELNGKRALFGDASQNMPLRDNDVIVIGRNLVGRITYALNTFTQPFRDILGFLLFFRSLSDSASDLFGPGTNNND
- a CDS encoding cyanoexosortase B system-associated protein, producing the protein MNYLDSKLKTYNLKLSQVILLLFLLVLIALGAVPSYLKGRWAWEQPPPIPSLKQIQQLRKTGLTVPGWQTISQQNPEVSGHKWSFQNLQRDPQTQAVLMLLPQNGPKEQPQVEWVDIKGFWRWKTDNYRSAQFTATSTNNNSQTAKVEAQYFRGWNPTQTYAVLQWYAVPNGGSPDPGKWFWADQMAQWQKRRVPWVAVNIQIPIEPLGDIEKVWPIAESIGKTVQSTLMSGPFRKN
- the crtB gene encoding cyanoexosortase B, with amino-acid sequence MQVGLKIPKTLEPHLLSGAILAFLTILYAPLLLHWYDGWLHKNIGIVHEYFSHGLIGLPFATYIAWTNRKLWRRLPDKADPIGAGLLVMGGIFYLSGLNDWVNLSFPVVLTGLCLWLKGFPGFKLQAFPLLLVLLASPTSVPYLIEPYALPLQSFIAGVAGFILSQFGVNVTVEEINLYVGGQIVEVAPHCAGLKMLFTSLYVGLMLLFWTGALRSRTKTILFLLSAALLSVIANIIRNALLTFFHGTGNQQAFEWLHESWGGDFYSACLLGLLVVLINLMEKYFPTDLDESEQPQVEEL